The Celeribacter marinus genome window below encodes:
- the folE2 gene encoding GTP cyclohydrolase FolE2, which produces MNIQTGAMDKQAKREAAKAALHALRAWAEDATPTEVAELDPAISRLLPHSDDFANYPALRRAYPEDFQVDEAYRDTLPDLQNGPESLIKGARQQIQHVGISNFRLPIRFHTRDNGDLTLETSVTGTVSLEAEKKGINMSRIMRSFYKHAEQTFSFDVIETALDAYIADLDSFDARIQMRFSFPVKMPSLRSGLEGFQYYDIALELVEKNGVRRKFMHLDYVYSSTCPCSLELSEHARRTRQQLATPHSQRSVARISVEVLPNQACLWFEDLIDLARSAVATETQVMVKREDEQAFAELNAANPIFVEDAARLFCEALQGEPRVGDFRVVASHQESLHSHDAVSVLTQGDTFDAQSLDPRLFASLIHVG; this is translated from the coding sequence ATGAACATTCAGACGGGTGCTATGGATAAACAGGCGAAACGCGAGGCCGCAAAGGCCGCTCTACATGCGCTACGTGCATGGGCTGAGGATGCTACGCCGACTGAAGTGGCGGAGCTTGATCCCGCGATTTCACGGCTTTTGCCGCATTCGGACGATTTCGCCAACTATCCCGCGTTGCGCCGTGCATACCCTGAGGATTTCCAAGTTGACGAGGCCTACCGCGACACGCTGCCCGATCTGCAAAACGGTCCCGAGAGCCTGATCAAAGGCGCGCGTCAGCAAATCCAACACGTCGGCATTTCCAATTTCCGTCTACCGATCCGGTTTCACACCCGCGACAACGGCGATTTGACGCTTGAGACATCTGTGACGGGGACCGTGAGCCTTGAGGCGGAGAAAAAGGGCATCAACATGTCCCGCATCATGCGCTCGTTTTACAAACATGCCGAGCAAACGTTTAGCTTTGACGTGATAGAAACGGCTCTCGATGCCTATATCGCTGACCTCGATAGTTTTGATGCCCGCATCCAGATGCGGTTTTCGTTTCCTGTCAAAATGCCATCATTACGCTCTGGCCTTGAGGGGTTTCAATACTACGATATCGCGCTGGAACTGGTCGAGAAAAACGGTGTGCGGCGCAAGTTTATGCACCTTGATTACGTTTACTCGTCGACATGCCCGTGTTCGTTGGAATTGTCAGAGCACGCGCGGCGCACGCGGCAACAATTGGCCACGCCGCATTCGCAACGCTCGGTTGCGCGTATTTCCGTCGAAGTGTTGCCAAATCAAGCCTGTCTATGGTTCGAGGATCTGATTGATCTGGCCCGCAGTGCGGTCGCGACCGAGACGCAGGTGATGGTAAAACGTGAGGATGAACAGGCGTTTGCAGAGCTGAACGCCGCCAATCCGATTTTCGTCGAAGATGCCGCGCGCCTGTTTTGCGAGGCCTTGCAAGGCGAGCCAAGAGTGGGCGATTTCCGCGTTGTCGCCTCGCACCAAGAGAGCCTGCATTCGCATGATGCCGTGTCCGTTTTGACCCAAGGCGACACGTTCGACGCGCAAAGCCTCGATCCGCGCCTGTTTGCGTCTTTGATCCACGTCGGATAA
- the metZ gene encoding O-succinylhomoserine sulfhydrylase yields the protein MGKTDWKPQTQLIHQGTRRSQYGEVSEALFLTQGFVYDSAEAAEARFVNQGEDEFIYARYGNPTTRMFEDRMAAIEGCEDAFATASGMAAVSGALMAVLQSGDHLVSSRALFGSCNYIVTEVLPKFGVETTLIDGRDLDAWKAAIRPDTKAVFLESISNPTLEVIDLKAVCELAHAVGALVIVDNAMCSPIFTYAKEAGADLIIYSTTKHVDGQGRCLGGIIAGDRDLIRGPIETYLKHTGGAISPFNAWVQLKSLETLDLRVRQQARTALAVCDAVEGHRALNFVRYPTHKAHPQYDLAITQSESGGTVITIDLKGGKDAAFTFLNALKVFTISNNFADAKSIATHPCTTTHKNVPVERRPEVGLTDGLVRLSMGLEDPQDIIDDILTALGAI from the coding sequence ATGGGCAAGACCGACTGGAAACCGCAAACACAACTGATCCACCAAGGCACACGCCGTAGCCAATACGGCGAAGTGTCCGAGGCGCTCTTTTTGACGCAGGGCTTTGTCTACGACAGTGCTGAGGCTGCCGAGGCGAGATTTGTAAATCAGGGTGAGGATGAGTTCATCTATGCGCGCTATGGCAATCCGACAACGCGTATGTTTGAGGACCGGATGGCGGCCATTGAGGGCTGCGAAGATGCCTTTGCCACTGCCTCTGGCATGGCCGCCGTCTCCGGTGCGTTGATGGCGGTGTTGCAATCGGGGGATCATCTGGTGTCATCGCGTGCCTTGTTCGGGTCGTGCAATTACATCGTGACCGAGGTGCTCCCGAAGTTCGGTGTTGAGACCACGCTCATTGACGGGCGCGATCTGGACGCGTGGAAAGCCGCCATTCGCCCCGATACCAAGGCGGTGTTCCTGGAGAGTATTTCCAACCCGACCCTTGAGGTGATTGATCTCAAGGCGGTGTGTGAACTGGCCCATGCCGTTGGGGCGTTGGTGATCGTTGACAATGCGATGTGTTCGCCAATTTTCACCTATGCCAAAGAGGCGGGTGCCGACCTTATCATTTACTCGACCACCAAACATGTGGACGGGCAGGGGCGGTGTCTTGGCGGTATTATTGCCGGCGATCGCGATTTGATCCGTGGCCCGATTGAAACCTATCTCAAACACACGGGCGGCGCGATTTCCCCATTTAACGCATGGGTTCAGCTTAAATCCCTCGAGACACTTGATTTGCGGGTCCGCCAGCAGGCGCGTACGGCATTGGCGGTCTGCGATGCGGTTGAGGGGCATCGTGCGCTCAATTTTGTGCGCTACCCGACCCACAAGGCGCATCCGCAATACGATCTTGCGATCACGCAATCGGAGTCGGGCGGTACGGTGATCACAATTGATCTCAAAGGCGGCAAAGACGCGGCGTTCACATTCCTCAATGCGTTGAAGGTGTTTACCATCTCCAACAATTTCGCCGATGCCAAATCTATCGCCACGCATCCGTGCACGACAACGCATAAAAACGTGCCTGTTGAGCGGCGCCCCGAAGTGGGCCTCACGGACGGTCTTGTGCGGCTGTCTATGGGTCTCGAAGATCCGCAAGATATCATTGACGATATCCTAACGGCGCTCGGCGCGATCTGA
- a CDS encoding glutathione S-transferase N-terminal domain-containing protein — translation MTQPPIDLFYWPTPNGWKISIALEEMGLAYQTTYIDIGAGDQFAPDFLKIAPNNRMPAIIDPDGPDGAPVSIFESGAILQYLARKTRQFYGTSARDRIAVDQWLMWQMGGLGPMAGQAHHFLKYAPAMDPPNDLPYAKDRYRTETARLYGVLDRQLAKHEFVAGDFYSIADMSIWGWASLWEGQQQTLDDKPNLARWLDTVGARDAVKRGRALGAQKRGDISTDKEAQNTLFKR, via the coding sequence ATGACACAGCCCCCCATCGACCTCTTTTACTGGCCCACGCCGAACGGTTGGAAAATCTCCATCGCGCTGGAGGAAATGGGGCTGGCGTATCAGACAACGTATATCGACATCGGCGCGGGGGATCAGTTTGCACCCGATTTTCTCAAAATTGCCCCCAACAACCGGATGCCCGCGATTATAGACCCCGATGGGCCTGATGGAGCGCCCGTTTCGATCTTTGAAAGCGGTGCAATCTTGCAATACCTTGCGCGCAAAACGAGGCAGTTTTACGGGACGTCCGCGCGCGACCGCATCGCCGTTGATCAATGGCTCATGTGGCAAATGGGCGGCCTTGGCCCGATGGCTGGACAGGCGCATCACTTCCTCAAATACGCCCCCGCGATGGACCCGCCCAATGACCTGCCCTACGCCAAAGACCGCTACCGCACTGAAACCGCACGTCTTTACGGTGTCCTCGATCGTCAACTGGCCAAACATGAATTTGTGGCGGGCGATTTTTATTCCATTGCGGATATGTCAATTTGGGGCTGGGCGTCCCTATGGGAGGGGCAGCAACAGACCCTTGACGACAAACCGAATTTGGCGCGGTGGCTAGACACAGTGGGTGCACGCGATGCGGTGAAACGCGGACGCGCCCTTGGCGCGCAAAAACGCGGTGATATAAGCACGGACAAAGAGGCGCAGAACACCTTGTTCAAACGCTAG
- a CDS encoding alpha/beta hydrolase translates to MDRRAFIATSAAALATGCSTPRLYGEVAGSLASEVQRRVFVATNRHVSRDPLVQFEGERTSGVSYLDYTISIPPNRRAGEFSFPRKPLDAQTQFFVTRTQSFDTAQAFSKSVAQNDDKGLGTVLFVHGFNVSYPGAVFRAAQIATDFGFKNPVTVFSWPSAGKLARYAYDRDSVLFARAALADTIKLLAKATGKVTIVAHSMGGLLTMEALKRLSLQQDTATLKAVNGVILVQPDIDLDVFVEQMSDLRDYPLGVAVIGSRRDRALKFSSVITGGHPRAGDASAVEEIRNAGAVLIDVSGAPMGDVLGHDTFMSSPELLAIIKSGDLAEKVVAGAPGQDILVDGLALTGSAALAIAYLPYTVTGI, encoded by the coding sequence GTGGATCGACGCGCTTTTATTGCCACTTCTGCGGCCGCTTTGGCCACGGGCTGTTCTACACCGCGCCTTTATGGGGAGGTCGCGGGGTCCCTTGCATCCGAGGTTCAAAGACGCGTGTTCGTGGCAACCAATCGCCATGTGTCACGTGACCCGCTCGTGCAATTCGAGGGCGAGCGAACTTCAGGCGTCTCTTATCTGGATTACACAATCTCCATTCCGCCAAACCGGCGCGCCGGGGAGTTCTCATTTCCACGCAAGCCGCTGGATGCCCAAACCCAGTTCTTTGTGACCCGCACCCAAAGTTTTGACACCGCTCAGGCGTTTTCAAAATCGGTCGCGCAAAACGATGACAAGGGTCTCGGCACGGTTTTGTTTGTGCACGGGTTCAATGTCTCTTATCCGGGCGCGGTTTTTCGCGCGGCACAGATCGCGACCGATTTCGGGTTCAAAAACCCCGTCACCGTATTTTCATGGCCTTCGGCGGGCAAACTGGCCCGCTACGCCTATGACCGCGATAGTGTTCTGTTTGCCCGCGCGGCGCTGGCCGACACCATAAAACTCTTGGCCAAAGCCACCGGAAAGGTGACGATTGTCGCCCACTCCATGGGTGGTTTGTTGACGATGGAAGCCCTCAAACGCTTGTCGTTGCAACAAGACACAGCGACGTTAAAGGCGGTGAATGGCGTCATCTTGGTTCAACCTGATATCGATCTTGACGTCTTTGTCGAACAAATGTCCGACCTGCGCGATTATCCGTTGGGCGTGGCGGTTATCGGATCGCGGCGCGACCGTGCGCTAAAATTCTCATCCGTCATCACGGGCGGGCACCCGCGCGCCGGTGACGCATCCGCGGTTGAGGAGATCCGCAACGCCGGCGCTGTTTTGATCGATGTAAGCGGCGCGCCGATGGGCGATGTATTGGGGCATGACACCTTTATGTCGTCGCCCGAATTGCTCGCCATCATCAAATCTGGCGATCTCGCCGAAAAGGTTGTCGCAGGCGCACCGGGACAAGACATTTTGGTAGACGGGCTTGCGTTGACAGGCTCGGCAGCCTTGGCAATTGCCTATCTGCCGTACACCGTAACCGGCATCTGA
- a CDS encoding inner membrane-spanning protein YciB gives MSDNTTEMTVKPWVKTVLEMGPIIAFFAGYVLLKDRDFLVNGQTYSGFIVMTALFIPLIAASSFALWRLTGKLSVMQIMTLVLVTVFGGLTIWLNDERFFKMKPTMIYMLFGGMLAFGLLRGRSYLRVVMGELMPLDHEGWMKLTLRMMLLFFGLAIANELVWRSLSTDAWVKFKTFGLPMIMFGFFMTQSGLLARHSTADEDAPEA, from the coding sequence ATGAGCGACAACACCACCGAGATGACCGTAAAGCCGTGGGTCAAAACTGTTTTGGAGATGGGGCCGATCATTGCGTTTTTTGCGGGGTATGTTCTGCTCAAGGACCGTGATTTCCTTGTGAACGGCCAAACCTACTCGGGGTTCATCGTGATGACGGCGCTGTTCATTCCGTTGATTGCCGCGTCGTCCTTTGCGCTGTGGCGTCTGACGGGCAAACTGTCCGTGATGCAGATCATGACACTTGTCCTCGTCACAGTGTTCGGCGGCTTGACGATCTGGCTCAATGACGAGCGCTTTTTCAAGATGAAGCCAACGATGATCTACATGCTGTTTGGCGGTATGTTGGCCTTTGGTCTCCTGCGTGGGCGCAGCTATTTGCGCGTTGTGATGGGTGAATTGATGCCGCTCGATCATGAGGGTTGGATGAAGCTGACCCTGCGCATGATGCTTTTGTTCTTCGGGTTGGCTATCGCCAATGAACTGGTGTGGCGCAGCCTGTCCACGGATGCATGGGTCAAGTTCAAAACCTTTGGTCTGCCCATGATCATGTTCGGGTTTTTCATGACCCAATCGGGCCTGTTGGCGCGTCACTCAACCGCTGACGAGGATGCCCCAGAGGCCTGA
- a CDS encoding EamA family transporter, with amino-acid sequence MSDWIISLEGTEAGHQLALILALTAAFLHALFGALQKGRHDPWLSRGAIDFSYGIIAAPFALFVVPWPEPHMWPIFAGMFVIHTAYKAAQGYTYTKGAYTVVYPVVRGTGPLFAVIGAGLVFGEHFSPVQWFGVFTLVAGIFGLAIYNLRTITVGRDTMVPAMMLAVLTGGFVALYTTYDAYGIRATADPFTFLAWFFFIDGFVMPVVATLRYRSLVDKPTLGPLMARGLIGGIVAYFSFGFVMLATRLDNVGEAAVLRETSTVFAALIGWLILGEKVGPRRLALMALIALGAVIVEMGG; translated from the coding sequence ATGAGCGACTGGATCATTTCCCTTGAGGGGACCGAGGCGGGGCATCAGCTTGCGCTCATTCTCGCGCTTACAGCCGCCTTTTTGCATGCTTTGTTCGGCGCGCTTCAAAAGGGGCGTCATGATCCGTGGCTGTCACGTGGGGCGATTGATTTTTCCTACGGTATCATCGCCGCTCCGTTTGCGCTTTTTGTAGTGCCGTGGCCCGAGCCGCATATGTGGCCGATCTTTGCGGGCATGTTTGTGATTCACACCGCCTATAAAGCCGCCCAAGGATATACCTACACCAAAGGCGCCTATACGGTGGTCTATCCGGTCGTGCGCGGGACGGGACCGTTGTTTGCGGTGATCGGCGCGGGACTCGTGTTTGGCGAACATTTTTCGCCGGTGCAATGGTTCGGGGTGTTCACGCTTGTCGCGGGCATCTTTGGCCTCGCGATTTACAATTTGCGCACCATTACAGTGGGTCGCGACACGATGGTGCCCGCGATGATGCTCGCGGTTTTGACGGGCGGTTTTGTAGCGCTCTACACCACCTATGACGCTTACGGTATTCGCGCCACGGCGGATCCGTTCACGTTTTTGGCGTGGTTTTTCTTCATTGACGGATTTGTGATGCCGGTTGTTGCCACGCTGCGCTATCGGTCGTTGGTCGACAAACCGACCCTCGGGCCGCTGATGGCGCGCGGCCTTATCGGCGGTATCGTTGCCTATTTTTCCTTTGGTTTTGTGATGCTTGCGACCCGTTTGGACAATGTGGGCGAGGCCGCAGTTTTGCGCGAAACCTCTACTGTTTTCGCCGCCCTTATCGGATGGCTGATCTTGGGTGAAAAGGTTGGCCCGCGCCGCCTTGCGCTCATGGCTTTGATCGCGCTGGGGGCTGTGATAGTCGAGATGGGCGGATGA